GACGGCTTGGGAATGCTTATAGCCATATAAATTGTTAGGTGTTGACTTGTGAGTGAGATTGAGCATTGGCCAACATGCTCATGGCAAGGCGATGTGAATGGGTAGCAGACGAATGGGACGTTCTGTTTGCAAAGTTGTtcggcatttaacattcctcaatccATAGTATTGCTCACCTAAAACACAGAATTGTTGATGCTTAGTGCTAGTATTCAGCCTGCATTTTTGTGAGCGTTCATCAGGAATGTGTGAAAAAGACGGGGTTAACGCTTGAACATGGTGGGCAGCATTTCAAACACGTTCGGTAGAGATTGTTGTCACTCTTCTGATTTCACATAAAATCCTTGGGTTAACATGAGGAATAtcaaaagttatgttaaaatgaagcaaatcattctttttctggtgaaattctctgccagtttgatatatttCATATCCcaaccttcccattggaaaaattgGAGTTGAATCAAAAGACGACAgcgttcaaaatggccgtcattttggtgacatggcctaacaagCAGCTTGTATTCAAAATTGGATCACCGTTTGCCAAACCTTTTTTAATCTATAGGAGTGTTTCCACACTTCTGAGATACCCTGTTATATATGCTGTAGTGGATGGGAGGTATATTTCTGGCAGACTTCTATCATTTCTGTGAAGCAGCAGGGAACTCATAATTGGACTTGTGCTGCTTGTGTGATTAGGCTGGTTGGGGGTAACCCACCAGTCAGCAATTAGGGCCGTTTTATATACTGCTAAAGCCAGGCAGGCAGATTTTTATTTTGTGTCAATACCAAAAGTAGCCGATATCTGTAAAGTTAAAGAAAATGATCATCATTTTGAGCTTGGAAGATCCGTGTTCAGGCTGCTTGCATTGAAGGTGCCACCGGTTGTCCCTATCCAGCCGATTCCTATCATAATATACTACACATGCAACTTTTAAAATGAGTTGCATCCTGTTTGCTACTGCGATTGACTAATTCCATGAGTGCATTAGCATGGCTTGTGCCAATGCCTACTTTCTAGGTACACCACAAATGTATTTGAGGTACATTTGTGGTGTACTGTACCATTAGGCAAACCACACAGAGTCTCCAACCGTACGGAAAGTCAGCAGACAGCGATTAACACAGCGACTGCTCAGCAATATTTGTCCTTGAATGACGTTCTGCATCATACGTGTACAACGGGCCCTGCTGACATTCAACTCAGGGAAAGCTTGGATGTTAGACCCGTTTGGCTGCTTTCTCTTGCTAAAACGCAAAGTAAACAAACAGTCATATTGGTagttttcagttttctgcatataTAGAAAGTATATAAACTATACGCTGGGGAAAAGAACAGAAGTAACAAGTCTTTATTAAAAACAGTAACAAAACATAAAAGCAACAAACACCTGAGCTAATAGGTAGCGATGTGACGCTTGGCGCACCGTGGAGCCATCAACTCTACAACCACAACACGGAATCCTGTGGCTCCAGTGGAACAATTAGTCACAAAGCTTACAAGAATGAAACAACTGATTAGACATTGCCCATCGGCGACTCTCTTgtgctaagggtgcattcacacggtgATTTTTTACGCAGGAtttctgtgcgttgcgagatgtacAGAAATGGCATTTGAAAAGAACGTATTATTTTACATTGGTGTATTTACGCAAGCAAATGCGATGCCGTGAGATAGAAAGAtcataactagtgatgagcgagcatactcgctcagggcaattgctcgagcgagcattgcccttagcgagtacctgcccgctcaagagaaaaggttcggctgccggcggtgggcagggagctgcgggggagagcggggcggaacgaaggggagatctctctctccctctctccccccccccgctccaccctgctgactgccgcaacgcaccactcacccgcgccggcacccgaactttttctctcgagcgggcaggtacacgctaagggcaatgctcgctcgatcaATTGCCcatggcgagtatgctcgctcatctctaattataacgtgtcctatttttgggtgtttcTGTTCAGGAATTGCCCAATATtccctaaatttaaaaaaaaaaaaaaaaataaatgacagtTTCATACAAGGGCTATGCAAACTTTCTATGCAAAGtatttccacagcatttccgcatccaaaacagagtcaaaatccacaccattagcggagattttgactcaaaatcagatgcgtatccgcagctgatttcataacatacagcgctcccctcaccACCGAAGTCGTCGGCTGACAGCGCTCCCTGGCACCCGGTAGGCTGCAGTGAGCGTAGAACCGCTGGTCAGGTTATGCCACTTCCACATCACTTGACCAGCGGCCCTGCGCTCACTACAGGCCAGCGGGTAGCGGGGAGCTCTGACAGACGAAGACTTTgaaggtgaggggagcgctgtatGTTATAAAATTGGCTGCAGATTTTGAGTCACAATCCACACCAATGATTCGGACttggactctgttttggatggtcagatgctgcagaattttccactgtagaaattctgtagcatttctgctACAGCCAGACATACccttaaagggcatctgtcagcagacttaagccccatttacatgggacgaataccGGGTAAAAAATGCCCCGCACTAGTCCCCACACATACTTACTCCCATGCTGTTACagaggagcaagtatcgctggctcacccacagagcggccagcaggggggcgggatggctgtaggagatttctctcctcgctttcTCCGCCCTTctacattcacttaacacagcagccgttcagtactgaacggctgctattcacACTGAaagttcagctcatcgtccactgtttaggctgcataaactcCTGAACGATGACCATTCAAGTGTAAACaacagccgttcactactgaatggccgctgtgttaagtgaatggaaaggggcgggggagtgcgaggagagaaatctcctccagccaccccgctgtgagccagcaatacgtATTGTTGTACAGGACCGAGTACATGTGAAGATGAGTGTCGGgaatcatttgcccgacatttctcccgtgtaaatggggctttagtactGATCTGACAACACAAGTCCATGGTTCTAGTCACCAAACCACCCACAATCCTCTTcttggcagaggtgtaacttgtagCTCTGGGGCCTCAATGCTAATGATGTGACAAGGCCCTTCAATTATCACATGTAATTTATAGTTTTTGATTCCTTATATGGACCAAAGAACACTTTTTGGCCCACTCAGTTTCCAGGGCATGTATGCAACGACAATCACTGCATCCCTTAGTTTCACCCTTAGTGCCAAGTAGCCTCAAGTTCAATGATAGATCATGCAAGGGTGAATTACTAGAATGTGATCCCTCTCACTGATTCGAGAATAAGGCCCAGTCTGCTTATACAGCTTGTCCCACCAAAGTACTTATCTTCTATCCACACGATAGAGGATAAATgtgtaattggtgggggtctggctGCAGGGACCCCAATGATCACAAGAATGCAGTTCTGTGTAGCCCCAAATGAGCACAGCAGCGGTCAAGAACATGCTTGTACTTGGTTATCTCTGGAAGTCCCACTGAAAAGCATGGAGGAATAATGTGTACCCATGACTACCAATCCATTCATTAGGGGACGTTCAGCATccctgttcttgtgatcggtgagagTTCAAGCAATCAGACCATCACTAATCAGATACTCATCCTATCCCATGGATATGGGTTCATTCTTTtagatggacaacccctttaataaaaccaCTGTCAGCTTTGTGAGATGTGAGTTTGGGTCTTTTGGCACATTTTAATCCTTAAGCAACATTTTAAACTTTATATATAGCGTTACAGGGTGTTTTATCACTATCACCAAAAGTGTTCAAGCAGCTGGACCTAgtgaaaaataatataaaaaaaaaaaacagactttaCCCACCTCTCTTCTGGATGCAGCTGAACAGCTAACACAAGCCAGATGCCAGCTTTCAGGATGCCGAAGGAAGTCAAGAGACCGATGTGGCCAATTACAGACCAATGTGTCACCATCCGAAACTCCTGGCATGATGGAGCCCAGGATgtaagcactgatgccaggagtttggatggTGATGCTAAGGCCTCTGATTGGTGGcagaggtcacctgacttccaccggCCAAACCGCCGGAAGCTGGCATCATGGGGGCTGAATAGAAGTGAGTATAGTCTTTTCTCTTAATTCTTTGCCAAGCCCAACTGTTAAGAAACATTTCGGTGGTAGTGATAAAACCCCTTGAAAGAGGTTTCTGTATTCATCTTTCCAATATACACCATTTCAAGATCTTGGTTTGACGTTTGTCAACAGAAACATTTTTAATGTCCAAATCCTAAAAATCCCTCCAACCTAGTCTTATTCACAGATGAAAATTGAATCAATTGTATCAAATCCAGGAAATATTCTGAACTCCAATTGAATGTATGTTATATGCATTGATACATAGTAGCAATTCAGCAGCGCATGAGAGATATCTGCTGACAGACTGATGACGTAGAATGGATATAATCGTATCAACCTCTTAACTGGGCGCAGAAATAGATTTGTACAGGTTTCTTAGCCCCTGGATATAAAGAAGAATGTTTAATTCACTAACAACAAACAGATCTTGAAAATAGTAAGGAACCGAAACAAAGTAGATTAGAAAACATTACATACTATACTATACAATAATTAAACTTGAGCTACATAAAACCAGGAACCAGTATAATTTAAATCAAATGGGTGACTACATACATTGTATGCTTATTACAGTATTGATGATCCTGGGTTATAGCTGCATTAtagcccagagctgcattcacaattctgcaggcttAAGAGCTGACATCATCCAGGACTTCCTGCTTGGTCAATGTGTATAAAGAGTGTTCTAGTCTTGAGTATTCTAGAAAAAAGTGTGGTCTTCATACAAAAGCAAGTTTAGTAACATGATGTAAGAAAAACtaagggtactggtgcattatgtctccaccagaattatGGGTGGAAACATGGGTTGGCTGGGCGGAGGTAGAGGGAACACCACAGCTTCTACACACCCTCACTGAGGATGGAAGCGGCGGCAGCTCCTGCTCCATGCTTTCCCCTCCCGgacggaaaaaaaacacatagcgGTAGAAGCGGTGGTGGCTCTTGCTCCATGTAGCTAAGGGGCAGCAAGCTACTGCTCCTACCATCCAGCTGATGGCCAGCTTACAAGCGGCTCCGGCAGTCCTATACTGGCTACTACTGGCCGCCGACCCCAAGGCAGGTCACCTCCCCTAAACAGCTCCAGCTGTCCCGCTGCGGCCCTGGCCGCACAGCTCCTGGAAGCCGCTCCGGGCAGGGGCACTGCGGCAAGTCCTGCTTCTGGCAGCCCACCACTGCAAGCGGGTCCAACTGCCCTTCAGAGATGGGGAGTGAGCGCTGAGCCAGTAGCGGCTGCTGAAGAAGCTGCTGTGGACATTTCAGCCACGAGACCCCCATGGCAACAAACATACCGCAGGGAATCTCTGGATCCTCTGTGCCCTCACTTCTACCAGACAAGGATGGCAACCAATCCAGAGCTTAGGGTGGGGTGTGGGGGGCGCTACCTGTCACCctgtaggtctccacccataattCTGATGGAGACATAATGTAGCATTACCAAAACTAAGTATGCCAACGCATTATAGGAGCTCAGCTAAGATGTTGACTTAACAATAACcaacagaattgtgaatgcagctctggcagTTACTAAAATGCTTATGTACAGTTTGCTGACATACAAATGGTAAAATGGGTTCCACAGATGGATATATGGCTTGAACTAAATCCATTTTTCATAACCTGAACGTGTAAAAAAGGAGCTGgttgcagatctgcagtagatttcacccttttaattaaattcaaattgaagggctgaaatctgctgcagatctgcaccaaaatccacaaaaaaaactgtagcaaATAAAcaacgtgtgaatgcaccctaaagcggCTCTACACAACACAGAACTGGGTGGCCAAGGCGATAAATGCACTGGGTTGAACTTTCTACTATACCATCTTTTCATGCCATTCTTGGGTAGGGTTAGCGAATGAGTCGTGTAAAAGTCCATAGCCTGGTTGTCTCATTCGTTGTATGTGCAGAAGTTCTAGATCTATAACAGGAATCAGGACTTTATAAGCATAAAACCCCTTTCAATAAGACCATGAATGTAAACTTGAATCAATTTAACTTTTTGGGTCTCTGCAGTTTTAATTTTCGAGGTTGAACGTCTGTGGTGGGCCTATTGCTCCCTTGAGGGTTTTTCTCTTCATGCGTGCCATTTGATGACATGTATGGCTTGCTTTCACCAGTGACAGCCTCGTGTTTGACGGTTTCTTCCCCTGGTTCCCTTGCATCACCTACAGAGAAATTCTGCACATTAGGACTCCTTAAAACTAAAGGGTCTACAAGCTCTTGGGTCGGCCTGATGAAGGTATCATCCCTCAGATTTGTCTTCTTGCAGCTGAACGTAGGCTTCCCTTCCGAGCTGTGTCGTCTCCTCTTCTGTTGCATAATACTTGTTCGCAGAGTTTGTTTGTGTTCTGGCAGCGCTGACTCACACATCCAGGAAAGAGTCTTGGTCGGGTCTTGTGCCTGTAACCACTCTGCAGATTGGGGTTTGTGCTGGCTGCGAGTCCTGCAGGGCTGTCTGCTATTAACATCATTTTCCACTTCGGCATCAGGAAGCTCCAAGTTGTTCGGCGTGGTATTTACGCAATCTTCGGCTTGATCCGCACTCCTACTCTGTGGTTCAGATTGGGTATTAATCTTGCTTCCTTTGTCGCAATCCGCTAGCCCAAGGCGAGAGCACGCTTTATAGTCCCTACCGGATTCGGGGCTAGAGTCTTTCGTTGCTTTTGTCTTCTTTACTCTGTAATTTAGAAAACAAGGCTCGTTCTTCTCGCTGCTCATGTAATTCATTCCGAGTTTAATAGGCTCACAAAACATCCGTCCTGTACAGTAACAAAGCTGCCATACAGATATCACCATGACAAGAAACATTGTGTGCAGGCAGGGAATTCTATCATACTTCATCCTCTCTACTTGCAcggatatacagtacatatatacatatttagtCACTTGGCTATGGAGAAGTTCACAATGTGCTGACTAAATTTGTTACAGATGTTAAGGTCAATATTGCATACGAGGATCGAGTTTCAGTGGAGGCTGAATAAAATATTATAGCATAAATAGGGCTTTTTTAAGGAATGCATCCCAAGGCACTTAATGATATTGCTCAATACACTTCTAGCCAGTGCCATAATTTACAATGTATGTAAGAATTAGAAAAAGGAGGCTCAAGAGACCTAGATCATCATGCCATCAATCTAGGTTATCGAGCGAGTTCGGCACATGCCAACTCTTCCATATCCTGAAAGAGGAGCTACGCAAATAAGTGGCGTCAAGacgtgatggggggggggggggggggggatgtcatcaTTGGGGAACAGCTGTCCCCATCTTGTTTCTTTATAAGACACCGTGCAGCTTAATATGAATTCCCTGCAGATTTGACTGGCAGACCTAACTATGGATGGCCCAAATTCAGACATCACCGTCAGCTCATGATATCGTCACCTCAGAGGAGAAGCTTACATGTTTTTCAGCGCAGCTTGCTTCTTCAGTGTGGCGGATAATCTGTTGTTTATTTCACATTCTCTGTGTTCAGCAAAATATTCGGACGTTCCGCTGGAAGACTCTTTCTATGAAATTGAAAAGACAATAAAACAGTAATAAAATTAGACATCGCTTTGGAAGCTGACCCAGGAAACTCTAGATTACGAAATGAGAGTTCAGCTCGTTGCGTCCAAGACTCACAGATGTTGCTTGCTGCATTGTTCAAAACTGGAGAAGGATGGAAGTTTTTCCAAACCAGCCCTGGTGTTGATGAGGTAATAAGTGTCcccgatgcaaaaaaaaaaaatgccaggttTGCTAAGGGTGAGTTTTTAGAAGTACATTTTTTATGGTAGATTATGTAATTAATAGATCATTGTTTGGAAGGGATCGATGCGACACCAAACCTTTTCTGTCCATTAATAGTTTCGGAATGTTGATACCAGTTTCCATTGCGCAACAGCTATTAGTAATGTAGTATAAGGCCTACACACAACATGCAGAAGGTTTGTTTCTGGACTACTCTTTCTAAGCTTCAGGATCTTTGAGTCTCGGAAATTGCACCAACTTTGCCATTGTATCAGTCAAGTTAAAGGAAATCCGTCACCAGGTTCAGGCTGCCCGAGGCAAGCGACAGCATGAACTTAGGACAGGTATGCCCATTGACCTGTGTATGTTGTATTCTGAAATGTTGCAGCGTTTTAGGGAAAAAAACATCCTTTCAAGTCTTCTTTAGGGCTCCGAATTACATAGGTACCATGCCGGCCTCTCCCCGCCTGCAGCATGTAGACCGACAGCTCTcttcctgcttgtgtatagggagagatctGTCAATCTACACACAGTGGGCAGAGAGAAGCTAAGCACCTATTGGACGTTCATGCCATATCTTGTGGTTATGCCATGAAGGTCTCAGAtaggaccacccctttaaccccttaaggacatggcctattttggcgttgaggaccaaacgatttttggggaattttcatctccaactttcaaaagccataacttttccgTTGAtgtggctgtataagggcttgtttttttgcgtggtgcactgtagtttttattggtatcatttttggatacatagactatattgtaaaacttttattattttttttatgattgcagggagagaaaatccatcaattctgccatagattttttttaaagcgttaattatgcagcataaatgacaatacatttttttctgcgggccggtatgaatacaatgataccaaattcttaggggtttttttgtttttccacttttctgcaagaaaaacgctttttaaaaaaaatttttttctaaatcactgcattcaaagtgctataacttttatttttccatggacggagctctgtaaggGGTTATTTTTTGCGAgtcaagttgtagtttttacgcttaccattttggggtacatacggctttttggaaactgagttttttagcattttcttttacgctttttgccttgcagaataaaaagcatattcaatttattgtactttatggacacgacgataccaaatatgttgggttttttatttatattttttatgctaatatgagaaaaagcattataaagtatttttttaaacttttttttacatttttattttttgtccgttattttattttgatctttttttctacaccatttgtgtccttgTGGGGGACTTACACTGTAGCACTGATAATCGctataataaggcattgcaggac
Above is a window of Eleutherodactylus coqui strain aEleCoq1 chromosome 3, aEleCoq1.hap1, whole genome shotgun sequence DNA encoding:
- the SLX4IP gene encoding protein SLX4IP, translating into MSNKLAVKCGNFAVLVDLHVLPQGTSKDSSWFSDHEKEEVCLLLKDTIDSRVKQHIESQRQQNQVKHKEYTQASPLFLKGTRLRIAAYFIRRWVNLRCVAQHQFRELYVFPDRFVVCVSQLEPHSNTWAAETVKPSSMKESSSGTSEYFAEHRECEINNRLSATLKKQAALKNIVKKTKATKDSSPESGRDYKACSRLGLADCDKGSKINTQSEPQSRSADQAEDCVNTTPNNLELPDAEVENDVNSRQPCRTRSQHKPQSAEWLQAQDPTKTLSWMCESALPEHKQTLRTSIMQQKRRRHSSEGKPTFSCKKTNLRDDTFIRPTQELVDPLVLRSPNVQNFSVGDAREPGEETVKHEAVTGESKPYMSSNGTHEEKNPQGSNRPTTDVQPRKLKLQRPKKLN